The Mesorhizobium sp. AR02 region TTGAAGGAGATGGAAGTGGCAATGTTTGCTTATGCTACCCGGATTGGTGCTGACCGATGATGACACTGGTCAGACGTCTGCGGACGGCAGCGCATCTTGATCGCCTTCGAATCCTGGGCCTTTGCGCGCATGCAGACCTAACTGTCTGCGAGCTGGCCGAGATTATGGGTCTGCGTCGCGAGCACGTTCTGCGACACCTTAGGCTGCTCGCCAGAGCCGATTTTCTTTGGTGCGACGATCAACGTCGGTCCTACTATCTGAAAGCAGGAGGCAAGGACGGCGGGCTGGTTCAATTCTTGGTCGATCTCCTGCCCCCCAACCATGGCCATCATAAACGAGACCTACAACGCCTCGAAGCGACGATGCAAGACGCTCGGGCGAAGGGGACCTCCTGCTTAATCGTCGAGACAGACCAACCCAAAAAAGCGGAGCGCGAAACTATCATTGACAACTCCGCCGACGGCGCCATCGCGCGGCCCGACACCTGGTCTCCCTTAGCCGCGGTCGATTGCCGCGTTCACGAACTGCTTATAAGACAGGAGCGGCAGGAGCGCACGACGCTCAAACTGATCGCTTCTGAGAACTTCGCCTCTTCGGCCGTGCTGGAAGCGACCGGCTCGATTTTCACGAACAAGTACGCCGAGGGATACCCCGGTGCGCGCTACTACGCGGGAAACGAGATCGTCGATGAGCTTGAGAACCTGGCCATTGAGCGCTTGAAAACACTATTTGGCAGCGAACACGCCAACGTCCAGCCTTATTCCGGATCGCCGGCCAATCAGGCTGTCTATCGCGCGCTTTTGAGCCCGGGAGACAAGGTGATGGGCTTGTCTCTCCCCGGTGGGGGTCATCTGACACATGGATGGGCCGTCAACTTCTCCGGCGCTGACTACAAACGCGTCCCCTATGGGCTGCACGAAAAGACGCAGCAGATTGACTATCACCGCTTGCGCGAGACGGCCAAGCGGGAACGGCCGAAACTCATTTGGGTCGGCGGAACGGCTTATCCGCGTGTTTTTGACTATGCGGCAATGGCCGAAGTCGCTTCGGAGGTGAACTCCTATCTGGTGGCCGACATCGCACACATCAGTGGCCTGATTGTCGCAGGAGCGCACCCGAACCCCGTCGGCCATTGCGACGTCGTCAGCAGCACGTCTCACAAGTCAATCCGCGGTCCCCGCGGGGGCTTCATTTTGTCAAGGAATGAAGATCGCTACCAGGCGCTCTATCATCCGACAAGCAAACACAATCTCGCCAAACGTATAGACCGTGCGGTGTTCCCTCTCCTGCAGGGCGGACCGCATATGAATATCATCGCCGCTCTAGCTGTCACTTTGCAGGAAGCCGCGAACCCGTCCTTCCGTGTCTACGGTCAGCAGATCGTCAAGAATGCCAAGGCGCTGGCCCAGGCGCTTCTGGAGCGAGGGTATGACCTGGTCACCGGGGGGACTGACAATCACATGCTGATCCTGGATATGCGCGATCGACCACTATCAGGCAAAGCCTATGCGGAGCGATTGGCAAAGGCAGGCATCATTACGAATTTTAACATGGTGCCGGGCGACCCGCGCCATCCGGCGGTCACAAGCGGAATTCGCCTGGGGTCGCCAGCAGTGACGTCCATGGGCATGCGCGAGGCGGAAATGGTGCAGATTGCCGCCTTCATCGACCTGGTCTGCCGCCAGCCCAATGATCCGGATGTCCATGCCTGCGTGCGGAGAGAGGTCGCCGACTTCTGCGCTGCGTTCGAGGTCCCTGGCATCACCGACAGGTAAGGCGGGCAAATCGAAGGTCGCCACCTAACTCCAACATCTGAAGCGAGGACATTCAATGACTAGGCAGTTCGTATTCTCTTCCGAATCCGTCGGCGCGGGACACCCGGATAAGATGGCCGACAACATCTCGGATGCCATCCTGGATGCGATCCTCCGCACCGATCCGAAGGCGCGCGTCGCGTGCGAAGCGTTGGTGAAAACAGGGATGGTCGTTCTGGCTGGCGAGATCACTAGCGATGCGCAGGTCGATTACAGCCAAGTTGCCCGCGAGACGATACTCGATATTGGATACGATGACGATGCCATCGGCTTTGATGGTCGCCGTTGCGCCGTCGTTCTGGCTCTCACCGAGCAGTCGCCCGACATTAGCCAGGGCGTTGACGAGGGACGAGGGCAGGATCTCGACCAGGGAGCGGGGGACCAGGGCCTCATGTTCGGCTTCGCATGCAGCGAGACCGATACACTCATGCCTTTGCCGATCCAACTCGCCCACAGTCTGACGAAAAGGCAGGCGGAGGTGCGGAAGGCGGGACAGCTTGGCTGGCTGCGCCCGGACGTAAAATCTCAAGTGTCCGTCCGCTATGAAGGTTTGCGCCCGGTGGCGCTGGATACCATAGTCCTGTCGACGCAGCATGCGGAGGAAGTCTCACAAGAAACAGTCCGCGAAGGCGTCATCGAGGAGATCATAAAGCCGGTCCTGCCTCCCAACTTGGACACGACGGGGATCAGGTTCCTGGTCAATCCAACCGGCCGGTTCGTGGTCGGTGGGCCACGCGGCGACTGCGGGCTCACCGGACGCAAGATCATCGTCGATTCCTACGGTGGGATGGGTCGTCACGGCGGCGGCGCCTTCTCGGGCAAGGACCCATCCAAGGTTGACCGCTCGGCCGCCTATGCCGCGCGGTACGTCGCAAAGAATGTCGTTGCCAGCGGCCTTGCAGAGGTCTGCGAGGTTCAGCTTGCCTACGCAATCGGCGTGGCTGCCCCGGTGTCTATCCTCGTCAACACTTTCGGGACCGCAAAGATCGAGGAAAAAAAGATCGAGCGCCTTCTTCTCGATCTTTTCGATCTCCGACCGAAAGGCATCATCAAGATGCTTGATCTCTTGCGCCCGATTTACCGCAAGACCGCGACATACGGACACTTCGGCCGTGAAGAGCCTGAGTTCACATGGGAGAAGACGGACAGAGCTGACGACTTGCTGCGTGAGGCAGGACCGGCAGCTGCGTGAGGCGCCGATGTTGGATCCAGCTACATGCGGCAACCCATTCCAACTCCCGAGACCCGCGCCCGGCCGGCATGGCAGAAGGCCAGCGACCGTTAAGCGGAGACTTTGATGCCGGAATATGACGTGCTTTGCATCGGCAATGCCATTGTCGACATCATCGCCCAGTGCGACGAGGAATTCCTCGAGACCAACGGCATCATCAAGGGCGCGATGAACCTCATCGACACCCAGCGCGCCGAATTGCTCTACAGCCGCATGGGCCCGGCGATCGAGGCCTCCGGCGGCAGCGCCGGCAACACGGCGGCGGGTGTCGCCAGCTTCGGCGGTCGTGCCGCCTTCTTCGGCAAGGTGTCGAATGATCCGCTCGGCGAAATCTATATCCACGACATCCATGCCCAGGGCGTCGCCTTCGACACCCGGCCGCTCAAGGGCCTGCCGCCGACGGCGCGCTCGATGATCTTCGTCACCCCCGACGGCGAACGCTCGATGAACACCTATCTCGGCGCCTGCGTCGAGCTAGGGCCGGAAGATGTCGAGGCCGACAAGGCTTCCGGCGCCAAGGTCACCTATTTCGAGGGCTATTTGTGGGATCCTCCGCGTGCCAAGGAAGCGATCCGGCAGACAGCGAAGCTGGCGCACGCAGCGGGCCGCGAGGTGTCGACGACGCTTTCGGATTCGTTCTGCGTCGACCGCTACCGCGACGAGTTCCTCGACCTGATGCGTTCGGGCACCGTCGATATCGTTTTTGCCAACAGCCACGAGATCAAGTCGCTCTACCAGACATCGTCGTTCGACGAGGCGCTGGCGCAGATCCGCAAGGATTGCAAGATCGCCGCCGTCACCCGCTCGGAAAAGGGCTCGGTCATCGTGCGCGGCGACGAGACCGTGGTCATCCAGGCGACCACGATCAAGGAACTGGTCGACACGACAGGCGCCGGCGACCTCTATGCCGCCGGTTTCCTGCATGGCTACACGCAAGGCCGCGACCTCAAGACCTGCGGCGATCTTGGCTCACTGGCGGCCGGATTGGTGATCCAGCAGATCGGCCCGCGCCCGCGCCAGAACCTGCGCCGCGAGGCCGAGCAGGCGCGACTCGTCCATCCGCACGTTCCAATCGCTGGCTCTCGCCTTCCCGTTGAGAGGCTGTCCAGGGACCGCGGGTAAATTGAAACCCCACGATCCCCGATAGGCGGCGGCTTTCCGTCTGCGTCCAGATCAGCAGAGGGATAATATCTGGGTTCCATCGTGTCTTCGCGGCGGCAGAGCCAAGCCTCGTCTCAATCGGATTTAGGCAGAGAGTTGCTGCTGGGCAAAGCGAAACCTTGGCGCCGGAGCCGTGCTTCAGTTCTCCTTTGGCACCACCGTGCCAGATTCTGGCCGGGCGGTTTAAAACACCCACAGAAATCGCGCACCGATCCCTCGCGGTCGACCTGTTCTTCCTTTTTGAATAGTTAGGACCGACACAGGGCAGTTCGCGAGATAGCTGCGTCTCGGCGCTACGCCCTTCAGCTAGCCCGCCTTAGCCCTTTGCGCCTTCTCGGCCGCGGGTCTCAAATGGGCAAGTGCTGCGCATGACTCCCTCATAAGCGGATCGTACGAGACAGATCTCGGCGCCCCCTTCAAGAATTCGTCGCGCATGTCGACCGCAACGGCTGCCTATCATCGCCTCGTTGCTCCCTCCGCCGTCTTTTCCCGTCGAGGCCCTCATCGATCGTATTGCCGTACCATCTGTGTTGATGCCGTAGCCTTGCCGAAAGCTCCATGCCATACGGATGTTGGCGCAGGCATCCGCCAGGTCGGGCTTCAGCTCCAAGGAAGCACCTACCCCATCCGAATACCGCGTGGCAGGGACGCGCATGACGGCCGTGCCGATATACTGCCCGGACAAAGCGATGGCTTGATCAAGGTGTGGTTGTCCGGGGGGAACCAGCATGACCCGATTGCCGGATCAAAGGTAATGGCAAGCGGATCGGGCTCAATGAACTCGCGACGATCTCCGGCGCCAAACCTGGATCGCCGTGCGGCTGAATAGGGCAGCGTAGAGCATAGGTAGCTCATAATCAAGGTTTGAGACAGGAGCGGCAGCCGACGAGCCGCGCCAGGCGATCGTGCTGGAGTTCTGGATGGTACGCTGGCGGTGTCAGCGGTCCACCAGCCATGCCGGCGGGGATGACGGCGTGGGCAATGCAGTTGACGATGAGTTGCTCGTCTTAAACCAAGACGTCGCGTCCAACCAAGTTCACGATGAGCCTCACTGCTTGAGTCTTCCGCAATGCCCAACGAGCTCGCGCAGGAGACCGATCAGGCGTTACCCACTCGTTGTCGGATTTCCGACGATGTCGGACATGAGACACAGCGCCATCAGCGTGATCGCATTGCTCTGAAACGATTTTCCCAGTTGGCACGACAGATGCAACCCTATGCGCAAAAGCACTGCGACGCCCCACCGACTGAGAAGAACCCACCTGATGATTACGCTTTTCGAACATGCGGTCGCCGCCGCGAACACTGAGCGTTCCCGAGCCGACGGAAGCCTCTGCGCTTTCATTCCTGGGGTTGACCGGACATGACCGCATTCGATGTCCGTCCAACTCTGAATGCTCCCGACGACGATCCCTACCTTTGGCTCGAAGATGTGGAAGGCGAACGGGCCCTTGACTGGACCGCCAGCCAGTCGGCAAGGACGCTGAAGCACTGCGGGGGAACGCGGTTCGAGCGCGACCGCGCGGCTCTGACGATGATTTTCGACCGTTTCGACAGGATTCCCGCGATTACGCGCCGCGGTCAGTACCTCTACAATTTCTGGCGAGATGCCGGAAATCCGCGCGGATTGTGGCGCCGGACCACCCTTGCCGCCTACATGAAGGCGGATCCCCAGTGGGAGCTACTGCTCGATCTGGATGCCCTCGCGGCTAGCGACGGAGAGGACTGGATTTGGAGTGGCGCGTCGACCGAGCCGCAGAGACGGGAAAAAGCCATTCTGCGCCTATCGCGCGGTGGCAGCGACGCGGTCGTACATCGCGAATTCGACCTGATGTCTCTGAGCATTGTCGCTGACGGTTTCAATCTCCCGGAGGCCAAGGGCTCCATTGATTGGCTCGACCCTGACACGCTTCTGCTTTCCAGTGCGCTTGGTGATGGCATGGTCACCCGCTCCGGCTTCGCGCGTACCGTGCGGTTGTGGAAGCGTGGCGCGGATCCCCTCACCGCGCCGGCAATCTTCGAGACCGGCTGTTCCGAATCCCTAGGCGTGTCTGGTCATGTGGACCGCACCGCCGAGAGCGAGCGCCTTTGGTTCATCGAGAATACTGGCTTCTTCGAGCAGATAGTCCGAACCGGCGACAAGAGCGGGCCGAAGATTGAAATCGACTTTCCTCGGGACGCCTGGTGGGGTGTCTTCGGCGATTGGCTGGCGGTAAAGCCGGGCAAACCCTGGACGGTGGGAGGGACGACCTATGCCTCCGACGTACTGATCGGCATCTCGCTTTCCTCATTCATCGCCGGCGAGCGCGGCTTTGTCACCCTGTTCGAACCTGGCGACAGGCGTTCTCTGCAGTCATTTTTCTGGAACGACGGGAAGCTCATCATCTCCTATCTGGCGAACCTCGTTCCGCGTTTCGAGGCGTTCACTCCGGGCCGGCAGGAATGGACGCGTCGAGCCCTGGACACCGTGCCCGCCGAAGGGACTGTCCACCTGTGGTCCCTCGATGCGGAAGATCACGAGACCAATGGAGAGATCCTCGTTTCGGCTCAGGACCCGATCACGCCGCCGCAGCTTCTCCTATTTGACCTCAATGCCGCGCCGCCTCTCGGTAAGCCAGTGATCCTGAAGCTCAACCCGGAGAATTTCGACGCATCCCGACTGACGGTCACGCGCTACGAGGCAGTCTCGATCGATGGTGAGATGATCCCCTATACGCAGGTCGGCCCGGCGAACGGGAACGGCGATGCCCCGGTTCATCTCACCGCCTATGGCGGGTTCGGCATATCGCTCCTGCCCTCCTACAACTCCGCGCTGGGCAAGCTGTGGCTCGAACGCGGCGGCACGTGCGTGGTGGCGAACATCCGTGGGGGCGGCGAGTTCGGCACCCGTTGGCACGACGCCGGGCGCAGACAGGGCAAGCGTCTCGCCCATGACGATTTCGCCGCCGTTGCGGCCGACCTCGTGCGAAGGGGCATTACGCGGCCGGGGCGGATTGCCGCCGAGGGGGGCTCAAATGGCGGCCTGCTGATCGCCAACATGCTTACCCGCTATCCTGAGCGTTTCGGCGCGCTGTTCTGCACAGTCCCGCTTATCGACATGCGCCGCTACACCAGGCTTTTGGGCGCAAGCGGGATTGACGAATATGGCAATCCCGATAAGCCGCAGGATTGGACTTTCCTCAAGGAAATCTCCGCCTATCACGCCGCGACGGCAGGGCAGCCCTATCCGCCGATCCTGCTCGCCACCACGAAGCGGGACGACCGCGTCCACCCGGGCCACGCGCGTAAGATGGCCGCAAAGCTGCAGGCTCTTGGCTATCCCGCCTACTTCTACGAGCCCAGCGCGGGTGGGCACAGCCACGGCAAGGACAACCGGGAGCGGGCCGCATTCATCGCCCTGGGCAACAATTTCCTTCGCAGTGCCATCGGCTGGCACGCCGATGGCGTTCGATAGGTGGGCGCGCAACCCGAACAAGGCAACGTGTCAAACAAAAGTGAGCACAGATCGGTGATTGCGCGAAGGCGCAAGTAATGTCGGCACAGTCTCGTGCAAGTTAGCATGAGAGATTGCTTCAATGTACATTCATCAGAGGAGATTCTTAGTAGTGCAGTTCATCATTTCTGAAGGCAAAGGAAAGAATATCATGGCGAGAAAGCGAATGGGCGTGGCGCGGGGAGTAACAGCGGCCGTCGTCCTGATGATGGTGGGACAGCAGGCCGTCGCGGCGGAGCCTCCGGTAGCCGCAAGCATCCCGCAGGCAGGGGTCTCGGTCACGGAAGCGCCAAGCCCTTGGCAGATCCGCCTGCGTGGGTTGGGGGTCATCACTAAGGATTCGGGCTACGTCAACGGAGTGCCCGGCTCCGGTCTTTCCTATTCGGACACCGTGATCCCGGAACTCGATATCACCTATTTCTTCACGGACAACATCGCCGCCGAACTGATCCTCGGCACCACCTATGCCAACATCGACGGCCAAGGAACGCTCGGGGGGCTGGGCAACATCGGCAAGGTTTGGCTGCTGCCGCCTACGCTCACAGTGCAGTATCATTTTACCGATTTCGGCGCCTTCAAGCCCTATGTCGGTGCCGGCGTGAACTACACGATCTTCTATAACCAGCATGCCGGCAGCGCCGATGCTCTCAAGGTTAAGAACACGTTCGGCACCGCGCTGCAGGTCGGGTTCGACTACATGGTGGATCAGCACTGGGGCGTCAACTTCGACGTGAAGAAGCTTTTCCTGAAGCCAGACTTCGACGTCACCGTGGCCGGGGCGAAACTGACGGGCAAGGCCGAGCTCGATCCATGGTTGATAGGCGCAGGTGTCACTTACCGCTTCTGATACGGAAGGCGAAGGTGGCTCTCCGACAGCCGATCTGACATTAAGGGCGCCTCGTGCGCCCTTTTGCCGTCGGCCCGCCGGTCCACTTTTGTCAACCAGCCGTCCCCCCAGGTTGTCCGAGCTGTCGGATATGCGACCTATGCCTGCACCAGCACAACATGGGATGTGGAGGCCCCGGACACGCAGCTCAGCCATGACTACACGCCACCGGCTGAGAATAACCCCGACCAGAGGAGCGTCTCGCCGGACGGCAAATGGATCGCCTCTATCGATTGCAGGATGTTGCGCTGAGCCGGGACGGATCCGAGGGCAATTACTACGTCTTTTCGACACTGAGCTGGTCGCCGGACTCGCGCCACCTCGCGGCTTACCGCGTTCGCCCCGGCTACAAGCGGGAGATCCCCTACCTCAATTCGTCGACGGACCAGTTGCAGCGCGAATATTCAACGATGGTC contains the following coding sequences:
- the glyA gene encoding serine hydroxymethyltransferase produces the protein MDNSADGAIARPDTWSPLAAVDCRVHELLIRQERQERTTLKLIASENFASSAVLEATGSIFTNKYAEGYPGARYYAGNEIVDELENLAIERLKTLFGSEHANVQPYSGSPANQAVYRALLSPGDKVMGLSLPGGGHLTHGWAVNFSGADYKRVPYGLHEKTQQIDYHRLRETAKRERPKLIWVGGTAYPRVFDYAAMAEVASEVNSYLVADIAHISGLIVAGAHPNPVGHCDVVSSTSHKSIRGPRGGFILSRNEDRYQALYHPTSKHNLAKRIDRAVFPLLQGGPHMNIIAALAVTLQEAANPSFRVYGQQIVKNAKALAQALLERGYDLVTGGTDNHMLILDMRDRPLSGKAYAERLAKAGIITNFNMVPGDPRHPAVTSGIRLGSPAVTSMGMREAEMVQIAAFIDLVCRQPNDPDVHACVRREVADFCAAFEVPGITDR
- the metK gene encoding methionine adenosyltransferase, which gives rise to MTRQFVFSSESVGAGHPDKMADNISDAILDAILRTDPKARVACEALVKTGMVVLAGEITSDAQVDYSQVARETILDIGYDDDAIGFDGRRCAVVLALTEQSPDISQGVDEGRGQDLDQGAGDQGLMFGFACSETDTLMPLPIQLAHSLTKRQAEVRKAGQLGWLRPDVKSQVSVRYEGLRPVALDTIVLSTQHAEEVSQETVREGVIEEIIKPVLPPNLDTTGIRFLVNPTGRFVVGGPRGDCGLTGRKIIVDSYGGMGRHGGGAFSGKDPSKVDRSAAYAARYVAKNVVASGLAEVCEVQLAYAIGVAAPVSILVNTFGTAKIEEKKIERLLLDLFDLRPKGIIKMLDLLRPIYRKTATYGHFGREEPEFTWEKTDRADDLLREAGPAAA
- a CDS encoding prolyl oligopeptidase family serine peptidase, coding for MTAFDVRPTLNAPDDDPYLWLEDVEGERALDWTASQSARTLKHCGGTRFERDRAALTMIFDRFDRIPAITRRGQYLYNFWRDAGNPRGLWRRTTLAAYMKADPQWELLLDLDALAASDGEDWIWSGASTEPQRREKAILRLSRGGSDAVVHREFDLMSLSIVADGFNLPEAKGSIDWLDPDTLLLSSALGDGMVTRSGFARTVRLWKRGADPLTAPAIFETGCSESLGVSGHVDRTAESERLWFIENTGFFEQIVRTGDKSGPKIEIDFPRDAWWGVFGDWLAVKPGKPWTVGGTTYASDVLIGISLSSFIAGERGFVTLFEPGDRRSLQSFFWNDGKLIISYLANLVPRFEAFTPGRQEWTRRALDTVPAEGTVHLWSLDAEDHETNGEILVSAQDPITPPQLLLFDLNAAPPLGKPVILKLNPENFDASRLTVTRYEAVSIDGEMIPYTQVGPANGNGDAPVHLTAYGGFGISLLPSYNSALGKLWLERGGTCVVANIRGGGEFGTRWHDAGRRQGKRLAHDDFAAVAADLVRRGITRPGRIAAEGGSNGGLLIANMLTRYPERFGALFCTVPLIDMRRYTRLLGASGIDEYGNPDKPQDWTFLKEISAYHAATAGQPYPPILLATTKRDDRVHPGHARKMAAKLQALGYPAYFYEPSAGGHSHGKDNRERAAFIALGNNFLRSAIGWHADGVR
- a CDS encoding OmpW/AlkL family protein → MARKRMGVARGVTAAVVLMMVGQQAVAAEPPVAASIPQAGVSVTEAPSPWQIRLRGLGVITKDSGYVNGVPGSGLSYSDTVIPELDITYFFTDNIAAELILGTTYANIDGQGTLGGLGNIGKVWLLPPTLTVQYHFTDFGAFKPYVGAGVNYTIFYNQHAGSADALKVKNTFGTALQVGFDYMVDQHWGVNFDVKKLFLKPDFDVTVAGAKLTGKAELDPWLIGAGVTYRF